In Microaerobacter geothermalis, a single genomic region encodes these proteins:
- a CDS encoding N-acetylmuramoyl-L-alanine amidase family protein codes for MKTRYLLFILILSVLSLFLVLKFYLTPESVTEIDKRDKTDTVIPLFQEANLPIGKVIIDPGHGGKEWGAVGWKSEVPEKEINLAIATYAKDYLENNHVEVAMTRYLDEMMDDKDLNADLTARAQFAEKIAADLFVSIHSDQFDKEIEGTRIFYSDKNPKVKESQILGEVIFDELISKLGSKPLGVKEENYRVLDQNTVPSVLIEVGFLSHPEEEMKLVDPAYQKKAGEAIAMGIIKYLKTNQRK; via the coding sequence ATGAAAACCAGGTATCTTCTCTTCATACTCATCTTATCTGTCCTCTCTTTGTTTCTGGTTCTTAAGTTTTATCTAACTCCAGAATCCGTAACTGAGATTGATAAAAGGGATAAAACCGATACTGTTATTCCCCTATTTCAAGAAGCCAATTTACCCATTGGAAAAGTGATAATTGATCCAGGCCACGGTGGAAAAGAATGGGGGGCCGTAGGGTGGAAGTCAGAGGTTCCTGAAAAGGAGATTAACTTAGCCATTGCCACCTATGCGAAGGATTATCTTGAAAATAATCATGTGGAAGTCGCAATGACAAGATATCTGGATGAAATGATGGATGATAAGGACCTCAATGCCGACCTTACCGCTCGTGCCCAATTTGCGGAAAAAATTGCAGCAGATCTTTTCGTCAGTATTCATAGCGATCAGTTCGATAAAGAAATAGAAGGGACCCGTATTTTTTACAGTGATAAAAACCCAAAGGTAAAGGAAAGCCAAATCTTAGGAGAAGTCATTTTTGATGAATTGATCTCCAAACTCGGTTCCAAACCTTTGGGTGTAAAAGAAGAAAATTATAGGGTTTTGGATCAAAACACGGTTCCCTCTGTTTTAATTGAAGTGGGATTTCTATCCCACCCGGAGGAGGAAATGAAATTAGTTGATCCTGCCTATCAGAAAAAAGCAGGTGAAGCGATTGCTATGGGTATCATAAAATATTTGAAAACAAATCAACGAAAATAG
- a CDS encoding TetR/AcrR family transcriptional regulator, producing the protein MKERRESLLEAAVTCFAKKGFHGTRVSDIVAEAGVAQGTFYWYFKSKEEIFSELIDHFLNRINQSFSVAHWEDVRTLDQLKDALITMVENMFNISWENKEVFSIFLKVGPSVGQEFEEKLNEFLNLAVETSKSIVRMIPNDNLIRSDLDVVCDAIVGMYFYVIQRRILQAKEKPDIKKLACEMVEMELYGISGHL; encoded by the coding sequence ATGAAAGAAAGAAGAGAGTCGCTGCTGGAAGCAGCTGTCACTTGTTTTGCAAAAAAGGGTTTCCATGGGACAAGGGTTTCAGATATCGTTGCTGAGGCCGGAGTTGCCCAGGGTACCTTTTACTGGTATTTTAAAAGCAAAGAGGAAATATTTAGTGAGTTAATTGATCATTTTTTAAATCGTATCAATCAATCCTTTTCCGTGGCTCACTGGGAAGACGTTAGAACGCTGGACCAATTAAAGGATGCCCTGATTACAATGGTTGAAAATATGTTTAATATTTCCTGGGAAAACAAAGAGGTTTTTTCTATATTTTTAAAAGTTGGGCCCTCGGTTGGGCAGGAATTTGAAGAAAAGTTGAATGAATTTTTAAATTTGGCGGTCGAAACATCTAAAAGTATTGTAAGAATGATTCCAAACGACAATTTAATTCGTTCAGATCTCGATGTCGTATGTGATGCGATTGTTGGAATGTATTTTTACGTTATTCAGCGAAGAATTCTTCAAGCAAAAGAGAAACCAGATATAAAAAAATTAGCCTGTGAGATGGTTGAAATGGAGTTGTACGGGATAAGCGGCCATTTATAA